The proteins below come from a single Oceanivirga salmonicida genomic window:
- the hemW gene encoding radical SAM family heme chaperone HemW, translating to MKKNIDAIYIHIPFCNRKCSYCDFYILTNMAREYDRYVDYIKKEINLYPKYTYDTVYFGGGTPSVLGIENIKSIISTLNYTKDAEITLELNPTNMNLDKLNELKKLGVNRLSIGIQSFNDDILKLMNREHNNADGIKTYYDARKAGFDNISLDLIFAVPTQTLEILEHDLDMIEKLNPEHISIYSLIWEKKSKFYKLLKEKKIMALSEELETKMFLRIIERLKEMGYEHYEVSSFAKNKLYGRHNVKYWENKEFIGVGISASSYYDDKRFEKIKKLKTYYEMLDKGIVPVNETTIEIVDEKERKNLKYILSLRLLNKGIDIAEDKKEIIDKLIKRGLLQIINQKVLLTRKGLLLADTVCIELMD from the coding sequence ATGAAAAAAAACATAGATGCCATATACATACACATACCCTTTTGCAATAGGAAATGTTCTTATTGTGATTTTTACATACTGACTAATATGGCAAGAGAATACGATAGATATGTAGATTATATAAAAAAAGAGATAAATCTATACCCAAAGTATACATATGATACAGTATATTTTGGTGGAGGAACTCCTTCTGTTTTAGGTATAGAAAATATTAAAAGTATAATTTCAACTTTAAATTATACAAAAGATGCAGAAATTACTTTGGAATTAAATCCAACTAATATGAACTTAGATAAACTAAACGAATTAAAAAAATTAGGTGTTAATAGACTTAGTATAGGTATACAAAGTTTTAATGATGATATACTAAAACTTATGAATAGAGAACATAATAATGCTGATGGTATAAAAACATATTATGATGCTAGAAAAGCCGGTTTTGATAATATATCACTTGATTTAATTTTTGCAGTACCTACACAAACTCTTGAAATATTAGAACATGACTTAGATATGATAGAAAAATTAAACCCTGAACACATTTCCATATATTCACTTATTTGGGAAAAGAAATCAAAATTTTATAAATTACTTAAAGAGAAAAAAATAATGGCTCTTAGTGAAGAATTAGAGACTAAAATGTTCTTAAGAATTATTGAAAGATTAAAAGAAATGGGTTATGAACATTATGAAGTTTCTAGTTTTGCAAAAAATAAATTATACGGTAGACATAACGTTAAATATTGGGAAAACAAAGAATTTATTGGAGTAGGTATAAGTGCTTCTAGTTATTATGATGATAAAAGATTTGAAAAAATAAAAAAACTAAAAACATACTATGAAATGCTAGATAAGGGAATTGTTCCAGTAAATGAAACTACAATTGAAATAGTTGATGAAAAAGAAAGAAAAAATTTAAAATATATATTAAGCCTTAGATTATTGAATAAAGGTATTGATATAGCAGAAGATAAAAAAGAAATTATAGATAAATTAATTAAAAGAGGTTTATTACAAATAATTAATCAAAAAGTACTCTTAACTAGAAAAGGGTTATTATTAGCAGACACAGTTTGCATAGAACTTATGGACTAA